One region of Pyramidobacter sp. YE332 genomic DNA includes:
- the rlmB gene encoding 23S rRNA (guanosine(2251)-2'-O)-methyltransferase RlmB, protein MGRSARPGGKKDFAPRQAWENPGGRPFPERRPRPKRAAPSGSEDLCWGRNPVLTLLQNRPELCRKVFLLAGAQDEFRDTVTRLCADRRIPLDLTERDDLERLTGGAVHQGVAARVAPIPPADLDDVVDALDPQAPALVVLLDHCQDPHNLGAVIRTAEVAGAACVVCQNDRSATVNGTVVKTSAGAAFRLPVARVVNVGRTVERLKHKGFWVVGLDHRTDETVWSSALPERLALVVGSEGDGISALTAKNCDKLVSFPMAGRTGSLNAGVAAALGMFEWVRLYGCGARAPE, encoded by the coding sequence TTGGGGCGTTCTGCGCGTCCCGGCGGTAAAAAGGACTTCGCGCCCCGTCAGGCATGGGAGAATCCCGGCGGTCGTCCGTTTCCCGAACGCCGGCCCCGGCCGAAGCGCGCCGCGCCGTCCGGTTCCGAAGATCTCTGTTGGGGGCGCAATCCCGTCCTGACGCTGCTGCAAAACCGGCCTGAGCTGTGCCGCAAGGTCTTTTTGCTGGCGGGCGCGCAGGACGAGTTCCGCGACACGGTGACGCGCCTCTGCGCCGACCGGCGGATCCCGCTGGACCTGACGGAGCGGGACGATCTGGAGCGGCTGACCGGCGGCGCGGTCCATCAGGGCGTAGCGGCCCGCGTGGCGCCGATCCCGCCGGCCGATCTCGACGACGTCGTCGACGCGCTGGATCCTCAGGCGCCGGCGCTGGTCGTGCTGCTCGATCACTGCCAGGATCCTCACAACCTCGGCGCGGTGATCCGCACGGCCGAAGTGGCCGGAGCCGCCTGCGTCGTCTGCCAGAACGACCGCTCGGCGACCGTCAACGGCACGGTCGTCAAGACCAGCGCCGGCGCCGCCTTCCGTTTGCCCGTGGCGCGGGTGGTCAACGTCGGCCGCACCGTGGAACGCCTCAAGCACAAAGGCTTCTGGGTCGTGGGACTGGATCACCGTACCGACGAGACCGTGTGGAGCAGCGCGCTGCCCGAACGGCTGGCGCTCGTCGTCGGTTCCGAAGGCGACGGCATCTCGGCGCTGACGGCGAAAAACTGCGACAAGCTCGTCAGTTTCCCCATGGCGGGGCGCACCGGCAGCCTCAACGCCGGCGTCGCGGCGGCGCTGGGCATGTTCGAGTGGGTGCGTCTGTATGGCTGCGGCGCGAGAGCGCCTGAATGA
- the uvrA gene encoding excinuclease ABC subunit UvrA, which yields MPRQEIVIRNAREHNLKGVSLEIPKNKLVVITGPSGSGKSSLAFDTLYAEGQRRYVESLSSYARQFLGVQKKPDVDDIEGLSPAISIEQKGTSHNPRSTVGTVTEIYDYLRLLFARAGTPYCPRCGKPVHKYSVDEIVDRIYRQHGGARLEVLAPVVRAKKGEFKNVFAALRKKGFMRVRVDGEVLWLEEEIPLDKNKKHSVEVVVDRMSVQPDRKGRMAEAVQTALQLGEGFVIIAADGSEDMLTERFVCPDCDISLPDIQPALFSFNNPMGACPDCSGLGSHSHFSEELAVNPDLSVRGGALLPFRGRQYMMYRLEELAKKVKLDLDAPYKELPEAQRQILLYGSDVRMPLQFERGGEVSEYQGRYEGLLPWLQRYYDSTESEATAEELERYRTEDECRTCHGTRLRPEALSVRFWGKNIDELTSLPVGDFYEIVKQHQNDPIQNEVISQVIVELEKRLSFLVEVGVGYLTLKRRADTLSGGESQRIRLATQIGSKLSGVMYVLDEPTIGLHSRDTGKLIGALKSVRDMDNTVIVVEHDRDTMLAADYIVEIGPGAGSYGGEVVQRGAADEFRKTNSLTGPYLRGDRCGMVRSERLTLPKERLEILGAAEHNLKGVDISIPLNSLVCLTGVSGSGKSSLMYDVLYRGLRRKLDADYRDRPGRHKDILGWEQLKNVAMVDQSPIGRTPRSNPATYTGVFSAIRELYSQLPEAKLRGYASGRFSFNVKGGRCEACGGAGERRVSMLFMPDVYVECDVCHGTRYNRETLEVKFKGHSIADVLNLSVDEAMELFKDLPRIARKLEFLQRAGLGYIHLGQSALTLSGGEAQRVKLAKELSKRFGGSTLYLLDEPSTGLFYPDVARLLRILHALVEQGNSVLLIEHNMDIICSSDYVIDLGPEGGSAGGRLVDCGTPRELAERGRGYTAEAIREYLHDFEKNGKVKSDGTARRKK from the coding sequence GTGCCGCGTCAGGAAATCGTTATAAGAAACGCAAGAGAGCATAACCTCAAGGGCGTCTCTCTGGAAATCCCCAAGAACAAACTCGTCGTCATCACCGGCCCCTCGGGGTCGGGAAAAAGTTCGCTGGCGTTCGACACGCTCTACGCCGAAGGCCAGCGCCGCTACGTGGAATCGCTGTCGTCCTACGCGCGTCAGTTTCTGGGCGTGCAGAAAAAACCCGACGTGGACGACATCGAAGGGCTGTCGCCCGCCATTTCCATCGAACAGAAGGGGACCTCCCACAACCCCCGCTCCACCGTCGGCACCGTCACCGAGATCTACGACTACCTGCGCCTGCTGTTCGCCCGCGCCGGCACGCCGTACTGCCCCCGGTGCGGCAAGCCCGTCCACAAGTATTCCGTGGACGAGATCGTCGACCGCATTTACCGCCAGCACGGCGGCGCCCGGCTCGAAGTGCTCGCCCCGGTCGTGCGCGCCAAGAAGGGCGAGTTCAAGAACGTCTTCGCGGCGCTGCGCAAGAAAGGCTTCATGCGCGTGCGCGTCGACGGCGAAGTCCTCTGGCTGGAAGAAGAGATCCCTCTGGACAAGAACAAAAAACACAGCGTCGAAGTGGTCGTCGACCGCATGTCGGTGCAGCCCGACCGCAAAGGCCGCATGGCCGAAGCCGTACAGACGGCCCTGCAGCTCGGCGAGGGCTTTGTGATCATCGCCGCCGACGGATCGGAAGACATGCTGACGGAACGCTTCGTCTGCCCCGACTGCGATATCTCGCTGCCCGACATCCAGCCGGCGCTGTTCTCCTTCAACAACCCGATGGGAGCCTGTCCCGACTGCTCGGGGCTGGGCAGCCACAGCCATTTTTCCGAAGAACTGGCGGTCAATCCCGACCTCTCCGTGCGCGGCGGGGCGCTGCTGCCGTTCCGCGGCAGGCAGTACATGATGTACCGTCTCGAGGAGCTGGCGAAAAAGGTGAAGCTGGATCTCGACGCCCCCTACAAAGAACTTCCGGAAGCGCAGCGACAGATCCTGCTGTACGGCTCCGACGTACGCATGCCGCTGCAGTTCGAGCGCGGCGGCGAGGTGTCGGAGTATCAGGGACGTTACGAAGGGCTGCTGCCGTGGCTGCAGCGCTATTACGACAGCACCGAGTCGGAGGCGACCGCCGAGGAGCTGGAACGCTACCGCACCGAGGACGAATGCCGGACCTGCCACGGCACGCGCCTGCGTCCCGAGGCGCTGTCGGTGCGCTTCTGGGGAAAGAACATCGACGAGCTGACCTCGCTGCCCGTCGGCGATTTTTACGAGATCGTCAAACAGCACCAGAACGATCCCATCCAGAACGAAGTCATCAGCCAGGTCATCGTCGAGCTGGAAAAGCGCCTCAGCTTCCTCGTGGAAGTCGGCGTCGGGTACCTGACGCTGAAGCGCCGCGCCGACACGCTGAGCGGCGGCGAGAGCCAGCGCATCCGGCTGGCGACGCAGATCGGCTCGAAACTGTCGGGCGTCATGTACGTGCTCGACGAGCCGACCATCGGCCTGCACAGTCGCGATACCGGCAAGCTGATCGGCGCGCTGAAGTCGGTGCGCGACATGGACAACACCGTGATCGTGGTGGAACACGACCGCGACACGATGCTGGCCGCCGATTACATCGTCGAGATCGGCCCCGGAGCGGGCAGCTACGGAGGCGAAGTGGTCCAGCGCGGCGCGGCGGACGAGTTCCGAAAGACGAATTCTCTGACCGGCCCGTATCTGCGAGGCGACCGGTGCGGCATGGTGCGTTCGGAACGTTTGACGCTCCCTAAAGAGCGTCTTGAAATTCTCGGCGCGGCCGAACACAACTTGAAAGGTGTCGATATTTCTATCCCGCTGAACTCTCTGGTCTGTCTCACCGGCGTCTCCGGCTCGGGCAAAAGCTCGCTGATGTACGACGTGCTGTACCGCGGCCTGCGCCGCAAGCTGGACGCCGATTACCGCGACCGTCCCGGACGGCACAAAGACATCCTCGGCTGGGAACAGCTGAAGAACGTGGCCATGGTCGATCAAAGCCCGATCGGCCGCACGCCGCGCTCCAATCCGGCCACCTATACCGGCGTCTTCTCGGCGATCCGCGAGCTGTATTCGCAGCTGCCCGAGGCAAAACTACGCGGCTACGCCAGCGGGCGCTTCAGCTTCAACGTCAAGGGCGGACGCTGCGAAGCCTGCGGCGGCGCGGGCGAGCGGCGCGTCTCCATGCTCTTCATGCCCGACGTGTACGTGGAGTGCGACGTCTGCCACGGCACGCGCTACAACCGCGAGACGCTGGAAGTGAAGTTCAAGGGGCACAGCATCGCCGACGTGCTCAACCTGTCGGTCGACGAGGCCATGGAGCTTTTCAAGGATCTGCCCAGGATCGCGCGCAAGCTCGAATTCCTGCAGCGCGCCGGTCTGGGCTACATCCATCTTGGCCAGTCGGCGCTGACGCTCAGCGGCGGCGAAGCCCAGCGCGTCAAATTGGCCAAGGAGCTGAGCAAACGCTTCGGCGGCAGCACGCTCTACCTGCTCGACGAGCCGTCGACCGGGCTTTTCTATCCCGACGTGGCCCGTCTGCTGCGCATCCTTCACGCTCTGGTCGAGCAGGGCAACTCGGTGCTGCTCATCGAGCACAACATGGACATCATCTGTTCCAGCGATTACGTGATCGACCTCGGCCCCGAAGGCGGCAGCGCCGGCGGACGGCTGGTCGACTGCGGCACGCCGCGGGAGCTGGCCGAGCGCGGCAGGGGCTACACGGCTGAAGCGATCCGGGAATATCTTCATGATTTTGAGAAGAACGGGAAGGTGAAGAGCGATGGAACGGCCCGCCGAAAAAAATAA